In Candidatus Dormiibacterota bacterium, the sequence GAGCCGAAGCCGAGGACCAGGACGGACGTCGGCGCCAGCTGGGCGGCGTAGCTCTGGGGCACCGGCACCAGCGACGGGGTGAGCCAGATCGGCGGCGGCACCGGGAGCGCCTGCGGGACGTGCGGGCGCGGCGTCCCGGTCGCCACGGCGGCGGGGCCGGTCGCCACCGCGGGCCGGGGCCGGGCGGTCGCGGCCGGCGTGGCGGTGAGCGGCGCGACCGGCGGGGGCGGACGGCTCGCCACCAGGGTGGGTGCGGGCGTGGACACCGGGCAGGGTGTGGCGACCGGGTCCGACAGCCGGCGACGGGCGGTGCCCGCGGCGGCGCTGCGCACCGAGGGAGACGGGCACGTGGACACGCCCCCCTGCCGGTCCGGCCGCGGGGTCGCGGTCGGGGCGGGCGTGGCCCGGGGCGGGTCGTCGGCGAGCACGGGGGGGCGGCCGATCGCGGGGATGGCGAGCCCCGCCGGTCGCGCCGGCCAGGGTTCGACCGACGCGGACACGGCGGCGGCGAACACGCCCGCCGCGACGGCGGCGCTCAGCGCCAGCGCCAGCGCCGTGATCGACCGCAGCAGACGCCCCATCCACACCGGCGAGACCGAACCGGTGGTCATGCGACGACCTCTCGCCGCGATCGCCGGCGAGCCCCGACCCGCCCGATCGTGACCTTCCGGTGACGAGAGGCAGGGGGTAGTCTTGGCCCCATGCCTCCGGTGGTGATCACCTTCAACGACGGCGAGGTGCTGTGGGCCGACACCCCCACCATCGGCTTCGACCTGCCGGTGATCGAGGCGGAGATCCGCAACGTCGACTCCAACAGCGAGCGGGCGCTGCTGCCGCTGGCGGCGATCCGCCAGCTGATGGTCGGCGAGGTCCGCGCCGCTCCACCGTCCGAGACCCTCGCGGGATGGGACAAGGCGGCCTTCCACTTCCTCGACGGCCACGTTCTCCGCGCCTGGCTGGGACCCGAGGTGCGCCTCGGTCCCCACGGCGGGGTCTGGGAGCTGGTCGAGCACGGCACCGCCGAGCTGGAGCTGCGCACCATCGCGGTGCCCTGGACGTCGCTCAAGGGCGTTTTCCAGATCCGCCAGTGGGACAGCCGGCCCGCCGGTGAGCGCGCCGCCCGTGCGGCCGGGGAACCGGTGCACCTGGAGAACATGATCCGGGTGCTCGCGGAGCGTGAGGCGCGCGCCGCCGAGCCCCGGGGACCGCGCTCCGAGACCTCGCTGGCGCAGCGGCTCCAGCGCGCGCGTGACCGCGGCGACGGGGCTCCGTGACCGTCGCGTGACATCCGGCCACGGGCCTGCCACGGCCGGGAACGGCACGCAGGCGCGTGATAGGGTTGCCCGCAACGTGTCTCTGCGCGCTCCCGCCGACGCCGCCGCTCCCTCGCTGCGCTCCCGGCTGCTGACCCCACGGACCGCCCTCTCGCTGGGCGCCACCGTGCTCATCATCGGGCTCGCGATCTGGCGCGCACCGGTGAACTGGCACGACGTGGGCAGCGCGATCCGCCATGCGGACCTCCGTCTGTACCTGGCCGGCATCGCCGCGTACTACCTCTCCTTCCTGGCGCGCACCCTGCGCTGGCAACTGCTCCTGCGCAACGCCGGTGAGCGCTGCCCGGCGGGTCCCCTGTACTCGACCCTGCTGGTGTCCTTCTTCGTCAACTGCGTCGTGCCCGCCAAGATGGGAGACGTCTACCGCGCTTTTCTCCTGCGCACCCGGATGGGCGTGGGGGCGATGAAGGGCTTCGGAACGATCATCGCCGAGCGCCTCCTCGACCTCTTCGTGCTCATGGGCCTGCTCGTCGTCGCCGCGGTGGCGACCTTCGGCAGCCGCGTCCCCCACCAGTTCGTGCCCGCGCTCATCGCCGGTGCCGTGCTCTGCACCATCGCCGCCGGCGGGCTGGTGGTGATGGGCCTCGGCCGCGGCCGCCGGCTGCTGCGGCTGCTCCCCGTGGGAGTGGTGCGCCGCTACGAGAGCTTCCGCCTCGGCACCATGAGCTCGTTCGGGCGCTGGCCCGAGGTGCTCCCCCTCTCGGTCCTGGTGTGGGCGCTCGAGGCGACCCGCCTCGCCTTCGTGGTCTACGCCCTCGGCTACAGCAACCTGCTCACCCCCCGCCACTTCGTGCTCGTCGCCCTGGTGGCGGCGCTGCTCACCACCGTGCCCTTCACCCCCGGCGGCATCGGCCTCGTCGAGGCGGGCATGGTGGGGGTGCTCGTCGCCATCGACCCGCATGTCACCCAGACGGTGGCCGCGTCGATCGCCC encodes:
- a CDS encoding lysylphosphatidylglycerol synthase transmembrane domain-containing protein, with translation MSLRAPADAAAPSLRSRLLTPRTALSLGATVLIIGLAIWRAPVNWHDVGSAIRHADLRLYLAGIAAYYLSFLARTLRWQLLLRNAGERCPAGPLYSTLLVSFFVNCVVPAKMGDVYRAFLLRTRMGVGAMKGFGTIIAERLLDLFVLMGLLVVAAVATFGSRVPHQFVPALIAGAVLCTIAAGGLVVMGLGRGRRLLRLLPVGVVRRYESFRLGTMSSFGRWPEVLPLSVLVWALEATRLAFVVYALGYSNLLTPRHFVLVALVAALLTTVPFTPGGIGLVEAGMVGVLVAIDPHVTQTVAASIALLDRSISYGSLVVVGCVVFALTHIRVPKVAPQAQPLVDKPGG